The genomic segment TGGACCTGTACCCCGAAGGCGACAGCCGCTATGCGGCATCTTTTAAGGAGGTGTTTTATGCGAATAATCCCAAGACCACTTCGGTCATCAAGTTGGGAGATACTGCAGTGTATGCCACCCGACGTGCTATTGGCAATGTGAACAAACCGTATAAGATCTACGACAGAAACTACATATATGCAAGTGACGGTAAAGTCAATGATCAGATGCGTTACCCGACTTTAAGCAAGTTTCTGGATCCTACACGGCCCTCGTCCGATGAGGCCCAGAGTGCGCGGGACGTCTTCGTGATCCGTTTTGCCGAGCTCTATTTAAATGCTGCGGAGGCACAGCTGCGGCTGGGCAATCTTGACTCGGCGGCACATTGGGTCAATATCATCCGCGCGCGTGCCGCGCAGCCCGGCTCGGAGGAAAAAATGAAAGTGAGCGCCAGTCAGATGACTCTTGATTTCATCCTCGACGAAAGAGCCCGGGAGTTTGCCGGCGAGCAGATCCGCTGGTTTGACCTCAAACGTACGGGAAAACTGGTCGAAAGGGTAAGGGCTCACAATCCGGATATCGCCAAAAATATTCAGGATTTCCATAAGGTGAGACCTATTCCGCAGGACCAGCTGGATGCCATCACCAACAAGGACGAATTTACGCAAAACCAAGGTTATCAATAAACCAATGAAAGCGCCCCAGGCCGGGGCGCTTTTTTAGCGCCTTAAATCCCAACGCCGGAAAAAGTCCTTCTTAAACGCAGGTCCGATGGGAAAGAAGTCATCCCTGATCCGAACTGAATTTTTTTCCACATACGCAATATGTTCCAAAGACACAATGTACGATTTATGGATCCTGCAAAATCTGTGTGCCGGCAAAAGGGCCGTCAGATCCTTCAGGTTCATGTACGTGACGATTACCCCCGTCGTTGTACTAATACTGATGTAGTTATCCAGTCCTTTCACATAAAGAATATCCACCAGCTGAACTTTATGGTATTTTTGTTTGGCGTCTCCCTTGATCAGTACATGGTCTTTTGAAGCGGCTGTATTTTGCTGCAACTCCACCTGTACCTGCTGCTTAAATTTACCGATCGCTTTCTGGAAACGCGCAAAGATGATGGGTTTTAACAAGAAATCAGTGATATCATTTTCGTAACCCTCAAAGGCATACTTCGGGTAGGCCGTGGTAAAGATAAACCGCGCTCTGCTTCGGCTCAGTTTCAGGAATTGAAGCCCGCTCATATCGGGCATCTGTATATCGAGAAAAACCAGATCAATGTTGCATTCAGTCAATAAACGAAGCGCTTCAAACACATCTGATCCTGCATAGACCAACTTAAACTCCGGAAAATGTGCAAGGTGGTTTTCCAGTATCCGGATAGCAAAAGCCTGGTCATCGACGATCAGGCAATTGAGACGCTGTGGCTGTTCCATTCTATAAAGACAATTGAAGGTAAACTGAAAAACGCTCGTCCGTACAGACCGTCCGCAGCACATGTTTGTCGGGATAGAGAATTTCGAGCCGGCGCTGTACATTGACCAGGCCGATTCCATTGCCCGGATCTTTCCGCTTTGGCTGGATATGGTTTTCCACCTCCAGGGTTAGGTCCTTGTCGGTCGATCTGACCGCTATTATTAATGGCAGTGCGGGGTCGTCGACCACACCATGCTTAAATGCATTTTCAATAAAGGCAATGAGGATCAAAGTGGGTAGCATCACGCTGTCATCCTCGAGTTCTTTGTGCAGGCAGTAGTGCAGGCCTTTGTCAAACTGCGTGGATTGCAGATCAATATAGTCCTGTATAAATTCGATCTCTTCCCGCAGCGGGACCATCTGGACGTCCGACTTGGTCAGGGTATACCTCATGGTCCCTGCCAATTTTGCAACCGTACCCGAAAGCCGTTCGGAAAGGGGCAGAGAAACAGCATACATATAGTTGAGCACGTTGTACAGAAAATGCGGATTGATCTGCGATTTTAACAGGTTTAATTCGGCCTCCTGTACGGCCTGCCGAAGCTCGCTGTTGCGCTTTTCCACCGCAATGGTTTTAAAAACCAAGAAGGTAATAAAACCGATGAAGAAGCCGGGAAGTGAATAGTAAAAGTTATCATAGACAAAAAACAGGGCATTGAAAGGCTCGCTCTTTGGAAAGCCCAGACGGACAAAGATAATCTCCTCGACAATGTAGCGGATCAGCACACAGATCAGGTTAAGGCCGATGATCTGAAAAGAGATCAATCCCCATCGCTTTGCTTCCCAGTTTTTTGGAAAGATGGAGGTGGCCGTCAACAAAATGATGATCAGCAGAATGATCTGGGACTGGATGATCAGCGCGACACCAAAGGAAGAGGCTTTATTGAATATTATGGCGCCGAATAACAGATAAATGGACGATAAAAACCAGATCAATAGGATCACCTCATAGATTTTTCGATTCATATGAATGTATATACTTTAACGGCCATTTTTATACCGTTAGCCTGCTGAATTAATTTTCCCGTAATGTTAAACATATTTTCTCGGGTATACTATGCGCTTGGCGTAAAATATCAGACGGTTGACGGAAAGAATGTAGAATTAAGATCCCGTTGTATCTAGTTTTAAAAGAAAAAATGACCAAAAAAATCATTCCCTTGACCTTACTGTTTCTTTTGTTCGGACTTACCGCATGTACCACTTACTCATATGCGCAGAACGCTGATTCCGCCCGTCGTGCGGAAATGGATAGCAAAGTTCCAAAACCTGCGCATACACCCGACACTGGTCTGACTGATCTTGCCGGCCGGCATAGGCTGGAGGCCGTCGAGATCCGGAGAAGATTGCCGGTAATTGAAAATAAGGAGGACAAGATCATCTATCATGTGGCCAAGGATGCCAGTCTCAGGGGTACCACAGCGGAGGAAGTGTTCCGGAAGCTGCCTATGGTATCGCTGTCTTACGATGGAAAAGCAGCACTCCGTGGCAACCAGAACGTCAGGATTTTTATCAACGGCAAACCGTCCAGCATCACCCGGGGCAATCTCGCGGAGGCCCTGCGGATGTTGCCTTCGGAACAGATTAAATCCGTGGAAATCATAACAAATCCCTCGTCAAAATATGATGCTGAAGGTGCTGCTGGAATCATCAACATCCTGACCGGCAGACCAACAGTCTCAGGCGTCAACGGCAGCATCGGCACGACCATAGGTACACGGCAGAGTAACCAAAACAGCAGCATAGCTGGCCGGATCGGCCGTTTTGGCATCACCGGCAGTGTGGGCAATACCTGGAGTTATCCGATTGCAAGCCGCATCACCTCAGCAAATTCGACACTCTCCGGAAAGACAATATTTTCACAGACCAACGACAGCAGAAACCGCCGTAACGGAACGCAGATCTCAGTAGCCATGGATTATGAGCTGGACACAAACACCATGCTGGTATCCAATCTTAATTTCAACCAGTTGCTGCTCGTCACCAGCAATAAAATGCAGACTGTCTACGGGGAGGAGGGTACTGCAATTGGAGCCAGTGTGGACAACCGGCAACCGGCCGGCAATTTCGATTTCAGTACGGATTATATTCGTAAATTCAGCAAAAAGGCCGGGGAGATCTCACTGTCGTTTCAATACCTGAATGGTAAAAATAATACCACATACAAGGGCATCTACGGATTGCTGTCCGAGCGAGGGCAAAACCTAGGTAACAGTGACGAGTATACAGCGCAAGTGGATTTTAAACGTTCGATCCAGAAAATAGCGCTGGATTTTGGTGTTAAGCTCGTGGACCGGAATATCAGCTCGACAGTTGCCATCGATTCGTCAACACAGATAGGTGAAACTGTGCGGGATATGCAGCGCAGCTATTCCTTCGGATATACACAGAAGGTGTGGGCAGGATATGCTGCCGTAGGCTTTCCCATCGGAAAATCTGTCAACGTAAAGGCAGGACTGCGCTGGGAAAAAACCATACTGAAAGCCGAAGAGTCAGCGCATATAGCGCAGTTTATGAACCATACAAACGATCTGTTTCCTAACTTAAGTGTTTCGTATAATTACAGTGAAAACTCCACGCTTAAAATGTCGTATGCCAAACGGATCCAGAGGCCAAGCTTATATTACTTAAATCCCTTCCGAAATGAAGCAGACAGGAGCAATCAGATGCAGGGCAACCCCAATCTCCGGTCAGAGATCATTCAGCACGTTGAGCTCGGCGCCGACTTTGCATTGCTGCGCAACAGGGGACAGCTCTATGCCGCTGTCTATTATAGGAGCACGGATCATAGCATAGAGCCTATACTGGAGACAACAACCGCCGGCGGGCGTACGGTCCTCCTGCAGACTTTTCAGAATATCGGAACCAACAAAAACATCGGAGCCAGCGTGTTTACTTCGATAACGCTGTTCAAAGGCGTGAATATTAAGGCAAATATGGACGTATACACATATGCAAACGATCCGGCAGAAAAGTTTCTGTACAGTTCGCGCATGGCGAACAAAACCACTGTGATCTATAAAACCTTTGCCGGACTGGACCTGAATCTCGGTAAAGGCTATATGCTGGATTCTTATTTATTCCATGATTCGCCCCAAAGAACTTTCCAGGGGGAATTCGCTGCATTCAACCTCTGGAACATTTCGTTCAAGAAGAAAGTATTGAACGAAGCAGCCATACTGGGACTCACCATCGTCGACCCTTTTAGCAATAGTAAAAACCTCGGCAGCTATTCTGAAACGCCGTTGTTTATTCAAAAAGGAAACTTTGCATTGCCTTTCAGGTCCTTTGGTCTGTCCTTTTCATGGCAGTTTGGCAAAAACAGACCGAATGCTTACCGCTCAAAGGAAAAGCAGATCAGAAATAACGACCAAAAAAAAGCCGGTCAATAGCGGTGTGCCGTGGGCGCATGGTCGCCGAAGTATCTATCTGTTGTAATAAGAAGCCTCATGAACCAAAATGGCATGAGGCTAATACGTAAAAAGAGAGAGATTGAGATTACTTATTTTCTTACATGGCAACCTTGCCGCCGGTTACGGCAATAGTCGCTCCGGCAATGTAGCTGCTATCCTCGCAGGCCAGAAATACATAGGCCGGTGCGATCTCTGCAGGCTGTGCCGGCCTTTTGATCGGGCTGTCCTTACCGAAGTTTTCGGGCTCCGGCATTGTTGACGGAATCAGCGGTGTCCACACCGGACCGGGAGCAACGGCGTTGACACGGATTCCTTTGTCCTGTTCGAGCAGCATCTGCGCCAGATTGGCGGTAAAGTTCTGGATCGCCCCTTTGGTGGCTGCATAGTCGAGCAGCACCGCATTGGGATGATAGGAATTGACCGATGCAGTATTGATGATGGAACTGCCCGGCTGCATATGTGGTACGGCAGCCTTGCACAGATAGAACATACTCCGTATGTTGGTTTCAAACGTACGGTCCCATTCCTCGGCGGTCAATTCTTCGAGCGTTTTATGTGCCATTTGATAGGCGGCGTTATTGACCAGGATATCGATGCCGCCCAGTTCGCGGACACCGAGTTCAATCAGCTGGTTTGCATAGCTTTCCTCACGCAGGTCGCCTTTGGAAAGTATGGCTTTACGGCCTTCCTTCTCCACCAGCCGTGCAGTTTCGGCAGCGTCCTCATCCTCCACATCGTAACCATAACTGATGACCACATCTGCACCTTCGCGCGCATAGGCTATGGCCACTGCGCGGCCTATACCAGAATCACCGCCGGTGATAATCGCTTTTGCACCAGTCAGCTTGCCACTGCCGACATAACTTTCTTCGCCGTGGTCGGCCTGTGGTTGCATCGCTGCTTCTGTACCGGGAACTTCCTGTTCCTGCTTGGGAAATGGCGGTACAGGATATTTTGTGTGTGGATTTTTAAATTGTGTCATAGTGTTGATTTTATTGTTAACATCCATAGTCTCCTAGGTGAACCTCTTCCGTTAAAAAATCGTTTAGAAAAAATCAAAAAGACGATAAGCGATGCCCCTGTCACAGTTTGGTGCCTTCTGTCCGCTAACTATAAACTTTATTGAATATATTTGTGTATTCACGCTGTACATAACATCCTTTCGAAAATGGAAATACAAATCAGGCCGGCGCAGGCACATGAAATCGATCGATTACTCGAATTTGAACAAGGTATTGTCGAAGCTGAGCGTCCATATGACGGCACATTAAAGGAAGGGGAGATTCATTATTACGATCTCCTGGAACTGGTTCGTTCTCCGGATGCCGAGGTGCTGGTGGCGGCGGCAGGGGAAGAGCTCGTTGGATCAGGATACGCTAAAATCTTGCCGGCCAGACCTTATCTGAAGCACGGGCAGTTTGCCCATCTGGGATTTATGTATGTCAGACCGGACTACCGTGGCCGTGGGATCAATGGGATGATCCTTGAAGGCCTGACTGCCTGGGCGCGGGCAAGGGGCATCTCCGAAATACGACTTCAGGTCTACGATGCCAATGAAAGCGCAAAAAAAGCGTATACCAAAGCAGGTTTCAAGCCCAACCTGCTCGAAATGCGAATGGAGATCTAACCCGCACGGCTCATCCTGGCCATGCATTTTAGCTGAACTCCTCTTGATCAGCGGTATAGTAGGTGATACGGCCCCCGACTTTGGTCTGTTTTATGGTCTGCCCGGAGGCATCGTGTTTTGCCTGCTTGCGGTGCACTTTCAGAAAGTCCCTGACCTCGCCGCTGATGATATCCGGATGCGTCTTCTGGATCTGCCGTTCGGCATCTTCCAGCACGTCCTTGATGGCCTTAGCCAATTGCTGCACCTTCTTTTTGGGGATCTTGCCGGCAATGGAGAGCGGTGAGAGCTGCGCCGCATGGAGGATTTCGTCAGCATACGCATTGCCGATGCCACCGATGAGTTTTTGATCCATCAGAACGGTCTTGATCTTGGCCCTGCTGGCCTTCAAAAGCTGCTCAAGCTTGTCCGCCGTCAACTGGGGAGACAGCGCGTCGATGGCTTCCGCAGAGGGCGGATTCAGCTCTATATTGGCCATCTGCTGAAAGTCGGTGACAGAAAGTATTTTACCTCCCTTAAAAGTCAGGGACACAAGGGCATACTTTGGATCGGGCGTATCGCTGTATTCCAGCTTGCCGTGTAGCATCAGGTGAATGGCAAGGATGGCATCTTTACCAAAATCAAGGAAGAGCCTTTTGCCCCGGCGGAAGACCTTGTTCAGTGTTTTTCCTTCCAGGGCTTGCAATTCCGCTTCTTTGACCTTGATCTTCTGCTTGTTGTGAATGATCGCTTTTTCAAGCGTTTTACCTTTGATCATACGGTTGAGGTTCTTGCTGAAAACCTGTAAGTCGGGTAGTTCTGGCATAGTTTTTCAATTTAACGTCAACAATTCAAGCACTCCCGGGTGCTCACTTTCTTATTTGGATTCTTGATTTTGCTCATCCTGCGTATCTTCACCATAAAATTCGCGCGCTTTTTTGAGTCCGGTGGCGATTGCAATGCCTTCTTCGACGCCCTCTTCCAGCATGGCGTTGGCGATTTCGGTCGCCTTATCACGGATCCTAGCAGGCTGATTCTTATAGGACGGTGGGTAGTTTCCATTATACCAGGGCATAGTTCCTCCTTTTAGACAGGAACAAAAACGGTCCCACGATAGTTTTACCCATTGGAAATACAGTGACTGCGGAATAATCTGTATATTTATGCACAGACAATAGTTTGGATATAAACCTGATACGACGATGACAGTCCCAAAAATATGGCTAGCATGGCTCTGCATAATCCCCGTAGTGGCCTGCGCACAGCGCAGCTACACGATCAGAGGGGAGGTGAACAAGTTAAAAAATGGTTCCAAAATTTTTCTGATATACGAGATTGACGGGAATTCGGTGGTGGACTCCACCGTCTCAGCGGGAGGCCAATTTTCCTTTTCGGGCAGGATCGGCTATCCTGTGTCCTCGACCCTGTATCTTCATAAAAACCCTTACGTCGAAAAGCTGGCACCGAAGGAGCAGATGGACTATTTCCGCTTTTATCTCGAACCTGTTGTGATGCATATGCGGGCAGCGGATTCCCTTAAAAATATCGTGATCACGGGATCGCAGGTGAACGCAGATCAGGACACCTTCCGAAAGATGCGAAGCGGCGTTGACGACAAGTTTACGGCTCTGAATAAGGAGTTTGCCGCCCTGCCAGCGGCCCAGCAGGCTGATTCGGCGGTGCGCGCCGTTTTCATCGATAGGGAAAAAGCGATTATGGATGAGCTGTATGCTGTGCATCTGGCGTTTGCGCGGCAGCACCCCGCGTCTTACCTCAGCCTGATCAGCCTGTCTTTTGTGGCCGGCCAGGAAAAGTTCGCTGCCGCTGCGGCCGAGGTATATGCAGGTATATCCGAACAGCTCAAACAGTACCCGCTGGCTGCGGAGATCCCCCTGCAGCTGGAATCGGCTGTAAAAACCAAAGTCGGGCAGCTGGCTCCGGATATGGAGCTTCTGACCCCCGGGGGCAAAACAATGAAAGT from the Sphingobacterium thalpophilum genome contains:
- a CDS encoding LytR/AlgR family response regulator transcription factor, which codes for MEQPQRLNCLIVDDQAFAIRILENHLAHFPEFKLVYAGSDVFEALRLLTECNIDLVFLDIQMPDMSGLQFLKLSRSRARFIFTTAYPKYAFEGYENDITDFLLKPIIFARFQKAIGKFKQQVQVELQQNTAASKDHVLIKGDAKQKYHKVQLVDILYVKGLDNYISISTTTGVIVTYMNLKDLTALLPAHRFCRIHKSYIVSLEHIAYVEKNSVRIRDDFFPIGPAFKKDFFRRWDLRR
- a CDS encoding sensor histidine kinase → MNRKIYEVILLIWFLSSIYLLFGAIIFNKASSFGVALIIQSQIILLIIILLTATSIFPKNWEAKRWGLISFQIIGLNLICVLIRYIVEEIIFVRLGFPKSEPFNALFFVYDNFYYSLPGFFIGFITFLVFKTIAVEKRNSELRQAVQEAELNLLKSQINPHFLYNVLNYMYAVSLPLSERLSGTVAKLAGTMRYTLTKSDVQMVPLREEIEFIQDYIDLQSTQFDKGLHYCLHKELEDDSVMLPTLILIAFIENAFKHGVVDDPALPLIIAVRSTDKDLTLEVENHIQPKRKDPGNGIGLVNVQRRLEILYPDKHVLRTVCTDERFSVYLQLSL
- a CDS encoding TonB-dependent receptor domain-containing protein, encoding MTKKIIPLTLLFLLFGLTACTTYSYAQNADSARRAEMDSKVPKPAHTPDTGLTDLAGRHRLEAVEIRRRLPVIENKEDKIIYHVAKDASLRGTTAEEVFRKLPMVSLSYDGKAALRGNQNVRIFINGKPSSITRGNLAEALRMLPSEQIKSVEIITNPSSKYDAEGAAGIINILTGRPTVSGVNGSIGTTIGTRQSNQNSSIAGRIGRFGITGSVGNTWSYPIASRITSANSTLSGKTIFSQTNDSRNRRNGTQISVAMDYELDTNTMLVSNLNFNQLLLVTSNKMQTVYGEEGTAIGASVDNRQPAGNFDFSTDYIRKFSKKAGEISLSFQYLNGKNNTTYKGIYGLLSERGQNLGNSDEYTAQVDFKRSIQKIALDFGVKLVDRNISSTVAIDSSTQIGETVRDMQRSYSFGYTQKVWAGYAAVGFPIGKSVNVKAGLRWEKTILKAEESAHIAQFMNHTNDLFPNLSVSYNYSENSTLKMSYAKRIQRPSLYYLNPFRNEADRSNQMQGNPNLRSEIIQHVELGADFALLRNRGQLYAAVYYRSTDHSIEPILETTTAGGRTVLLQTFQNIGTNKNIGASVFTSITLFKGVNIKANMDVYTYANDPAEKFLYSSRMANKTTVIYKTFAGLDLNLGKGYMLDSYLFHDSPQRTFQGEFAAFNLWNISFKKKVLNEAAILGLTIVDPFSNSKNLGSYSETPLFIQKGNFALPFRSFGLSFSWQFGKNRPNAYRSKEKQIRNNDQKKAGQ
- a CDS encoding SDR family oxidoreductase, with amino-acid sequence MTQFKNPHTKYPVPPFPKQEQEVPGTEAAMQPQADHGEESYVGSGKLTGAKAIITGGDSGIGRAVAIAYAREGADVVISYGYDVEDEDAAETARLVEKEGRKAILSKGDLREESYANQLIELGVRELGGIDILVNNAAYQMAHKTLEELTAEEWDRTFETNIRSMFYLCKAAVPHMQPGSSIINTASVNSYHPNAVLLDYAATKGAIQNFTANLAQMLLEQDKGIRVNAVAPGPVWTPLIPSTMPEPENFGKDSPIKRPAQPAEIAPAYVFLACEDSSYIAGATIAVTGGKVAM
- a CDS encoding GNAT family N-acetyltransferase, producing MEIQIRPAQAHEIDRLLEFEQGIVEAERPYDGTLKEGEIHYYDLLELVRSPDAEVLVAAAGEELVGSGYAKILPARPYLKHGQFAHLGFMYVRPDYRGRGINGMILEGLTAWARARGISEIRLQVYDANESAKKAYTKAGFKPNLLEMRMEI
- a CDS encoding Fpg/Nei family DNA glycosylase; the protein is MPELPDLQVFSKNLNRMIKGKTLEKAIIHNKQKIKVKEAELQALEGKTLNKVFRRGKRLFLDFGKDAILAIHLMLHGKLEYSDTPDPKYALVSLTFKGGKILSVTDFQQMANIELNPPSAEAIDALSPQLTADKLEQLLKASRAKIKTVLMDQKLIGGIGNAYADEILHAAQLSPLSIAGKIPKKKVQQLAKAIKDVLEDAERQIQKTHPDIISGEVRDFLKVHRKQAKHDASGQTIKQTKVGGRITYYTADQEEFS
- a CDS encoding TlpA disulfide reductase family protein, with product MTVPKIWLAWLCIIPVVACAQRSYTIRGEVNKLKNGSKIFLIYEIDGNSVVDSTVSAGGQFSFSGRIGYPVSSTLYLHKNPYVEKLAPKEQMDYFRFYLEPVVMHMRAADSLKNIVITGSQVNADQDTFRKMRSGVDDKFTALNKEFAALPAAQQADSAVRAVFIDREKAIMDELYAVHLAFARQHPASYLSLISLSFVAGQEKFAAAAAEVYAGISEQLKQYPLAAEIPLQLESAVKTKVGQLAPDMELLTPGGKTMKVSDFRGKYLLLDFWASWCGPCREENPNLVALYDKYRSQGFEILGVSLDRAAQQQQWIKAIADDGLRWPQVSDLKGWDSHAAKLYGINAIPASFLLDPEGRIIARNLRGKGLEDQLRTIFAKATY